A single region of the Pan troglodytes isolate AG18354 chromosome 18, NHGRI_mPanTro3-v2.0_pri, whole genome shotgun sequence genome encodes:
- the NUDT7 gene encoding peroxisomal coenzyme A diphosphatase NUDT7 isoform X1, producing the protein MSRLGLPQEPVRNSLLDDAKARLRKYDIGGKYSHLPYNKYSVLLPLVAKEGKLHLLFTVRSEKLRRAPGEVCFPGGKRDPTDMDDAATALREAQEEVGLRPHQVEVVCCLVPCLIDTDTLITPFVGLIDHNFQAQPNPAEVKDVFLVPLAYFLHPQVHDQHYVTRLGHRFINHIFEYTNPEDGVTYQIKGMTANLAVLVAFIILEKKPTFEVQFNLNDVLASSEELFLKVHKKATSRL; encoded by the exons ATGTCACGACTTGGTCTTCCCCAGGAGCCAGTCAG aaacagtttGCTAGATGATGCTAAGGCCCGCTTAAGAAAGTATGATATTGGAGGCAAATATTCTCACTTGCCATATAACAAATACTCCGTCCTTTTGCCATTGGTGGCTAAAGAAGGAAAACTCCATTTGTTGTTCACCGTCCGGTCAGAGAAG CTAAGAAGGGCCCCTGGAGAAGTTTGCTTCCCTGGAGGTAAGCGTGACCCTACAGACATGGATGATGCAGCCACAGCTCTCCGGGAAGCCCAGGAGGAAGTGGGTCTCCGTCCTCATCAAGtggaagttgtctgctgcctggTGCCATGTCTTATTGAT aCAGATACATTGATAACTCCATTTGTAGGTTTAATAGACCACAACTTCCAGGCCCAGCCGAATCCTGCTGAAGTTAAGGATGTATTCCTGGTGCCTCTGGCCTATTTCCTGCATCCACAGGTCCATGACCAGCATTACGTCACACGTCTTGGTCACCGTTTTATTAATCATATCTTTGAGTACACAAACCCTGAAGATGGTGTCACTTACCAGATCAAGGGAATGACGGCAAACCTTGCAGTGTTGGTGGCCTttatcattttggaaaaaaaacccacctttGAGGTTCAATTTAATCTTAATGATGTATTAGCATCCTCTGAAGAGTTATTCCTGAAGGTTCATAAAAAAGCTACAAGCAGGTTATGA
- the NUDT7 gene encoding peroxisomal coenzyme A diphosphatase NUDT7 isoform X4, with the protein MSRLGLPQEPVRNSLLDDAKARLRKYDIGGKYSHLPYNKYSVLLPLVAKEGKLHLLFTVRSEKLCEVLAPPLPSTMIVSFLRSPQKPSRCQHHAPCTACETTDTLITPFVGLIDHNFQAQPNPAEVKDVFLVPLAYFLHPQVHDQHYVTRLGHRFINHIFEYTNPEDGVTYQIKGMTANLAVLVAFIILEKKPTFEVQFNLNDVLASSEELFLKVHKKATSRL; encoded by the exons ATGTCACGACTTGGTCTTCCCCAGGAGCCAGTCAG aaacagtttGCTAGATGATGCTAAGGCCCGCTTAAGAAAGTATGATATTGGAGGCAAATATTCTCACTTGCCATATAACAAATACTCCGTCCTTTTGCCATTGGTGGCTAAAGAAGGAAAACTCCATTTGTTGTTCACCGTCCGGTCAGAGAAG CTATGTGAAGtgcttgctcctcctttgccttccaccatgattgtaagtttcctgaggtctccccagaagccaagcagatgccagcatcatgctccCTGTACGGCCTGCGAGact aCAGATACATTGATAACTCCATTTGTAGGTTTAATAGACCACAACTTCCAGGCCCAGCCGAATCCTGCTGAAGTTAAGGATGTATTCCTGGTGCCTCTGGCCTATTTCCTGCATCCACAGGTCCATGACCAGCATTACGTCACACGTCTTGGTCACCGTTTTATTAATCATATCTTTGAGTACACAAACCCTGAAGATGGTGTCACTTACCAGATCAAGGGAATGACGGCAAACCTTGCAGTGTTGGTGGCCTttatcattttggaaaaaaaacccacctttGAGGTTCAATTTAATCTTAATGATGTATTAGCATCCTCTGAAGAGTTATTCCTGAAGGTTCATAAAAAAGCTACAAGCAGGTTATGA
- the NUDT7 gene encoding peroxisomal coenzyme A diphosphatase NUDT7 isoform X2 translates to MSRLGLPQEPVRNSLLDDAKARLRKYDIGGKYSHLPYNKYSVLLPLVAKEGKLHLLFTVRSEKTDTLITPFVGLIDHNFQAQPNPAEVKDVFLVPLAYFLHPQVHDQHYVTRLGHRFINHIFEYTNPEDGVTYQIKGMTANLAVLVAFIILEKKPTFEVQFNLNDVLASSEELFLKVHKKATSRL, encoded by the exons ATGTCACGACTTGGTCTTCCCCAGGAGCCAGTCAG aaacagtttGCTAGATGATGCTAAGGCCCGCTTAAGAAAGTATGATATTGGAGGCAAATATTCTCACTTGCCATATAACAAATACTCCGTCCTTTTGCCATTGGTGGCTAAAGAAGGAAAACTCCATTTGTTGTTCACCGTCCGGTCAGAGAAG aCAGATACATTGATAACTCCATTTGTAGGTTTAATAGACCACAACTTCCAGGCCCAGCCGAATCCTGCTGAAGTTAAGGATGTATTCCTGGTGCCTCTGGCCTATTTCCTGCATCCACAGGTCCATGACCAGCATTACGTCACACGTCTTGGTCACCGTTTTATTAATCATATCTTTGAGTACACAAACCCTGAAGATGGTGTCACTTACCAGATCAAGGGAATGACGGCAAACCTTGCAGTGTTGGTGGCCTttatcattttggaaaaaaaacccacctttGAGGTTCAATTTAATCTTAATGATGTATTAGCATCCTCTGAAGAGTTATTCCTGAAGGTTCATAAAAAAGCTACAAGCAGGTTATGA
- the NUDT7 gene encoding peroxisomal coenzyme A diphosphatase NUDT7 isoform X3 — protein sequence MSRLGLPQEPVRNSLLDDAKARLRKYDIGGKYSHLPYNKYSVLLPLVAKEGKLHLLFTVRSEKLRRAPGEVCFPGGKRDPTDMDDAATALREAQEEVGLRPHQVEVVCCLVPCLIDRWGSRYVDEAGLELLASSDSPTSAS from the exons ATGTCACGACTTGGTCTTCCCCAGGAGCCAGTCAG aaacagtttGCTAGATGATGCTAAGGCCCGCTTAAGAAAGTATGATATTGGAGGCAAATATTCTCACTTGCCATATAACAAATACTCCGTCCTTTTGCCATTGGTGGCTAAAGAAGGAAAACTCCATTTGTTGTTCACCGTCCGGTCAGAGAAG CTAAGAAGGGCCCCTGGAGAAGTTTGCTTCCCTGGAGGTAAGCGTGACCCTACAGACATGGATGATGCAGCCACAGCTCTCCGGGAAGCCCAGGAGGAAGTGGGTCTCCGTCCTCATCAAGtggaagttgtctgctgcctggTGCCATGTCTTATTGAT agatgggggtctcgctatgttgatgaggctggtctcgagctcctggcctcaagtgattctcccacctcagcctcctaa